In the genome of Candidatus Nitrosotenuis sp. DW1, one region contains:
- a CDS encoding RNA polymerase Rbp10, which yields MSEPSIETTESAPVEEKFDVIYKCLRCGTNVTNTELSRLPEIKCICGFRVFNKVRPPVVKSVQAI from the coding sequence ATGTCTGAACCTTCTATTGAAACAACCGAGTCCGCACCAGTGGAAGAGAAATTTGATGTTATTTACAAATGTCTCAGGTGTGGAACAAATGTTACAAACACTGAACTGAGCAGACTCCCTGAGATAAAATGCATCTGTGGATTTAGGGTCTTTAACAAAGTCAGACCTCCAGTAGTCAAATCAGTACAAGCGATTTAG
- the rpsJ gene encoding 30S ribosomal protein S10 — protein MTQSARIKLTSTNLPKLDGVCTEIMGIGTKTGVKVKGPTPLPVKRLNVVTRKSPCGNGTETYEKWEMRMHRRIIDLSADDKAIRQLMRLKIPDDVYIELSLK, from the coding sequence ATGACCCAGTCTGCCAGAATCAAGCTCACCAGCACAAACCTCCCAAAACTAGATGGTGTTTGCACTGAGATCATGGGCATTGGCACAAAAACTGGCGTCAAGGTAAAGGGTCCAACACCGCTTCCAGTAAAAAGACTCAACGTTGTAACTCGAAAATCCCCATGTGGAAATGGTACTGAGACATATGAAAAATGGGAGATGCGAATGCACAGACGAATAATCGATCTTAGTGCAGACGACAAGGCAATTAGACAATTAATGAGACTTAAAATTCCAGACGACGTCTACATTGAATTATCCTTAAAGTAA
- the tuf gene encoding translation elongation factor EF-1 subunit alpha: protein MATKPHLNLIVTGHIDNGKSTTMGHFLMDMGLVDERTIASHAAESEKTGKGDTFKYAWVMDNIKDERERGITIDLAFQKFETPKYFFTLIDAPGHRDFIKNMITGASEADAAILVLSAKEGETDTAIAPGGQAREHAFLLKTLGVGQLIVAINKMDDSNYSEAAYKVAKEKAEKLVKSVGYKLDKVPIIPVSGWKGDNLVKKSENMGWWTGKTLLQAFDDFEAPEKPVGKPLRLPIQDVYTITGVGTVPVGRVETGKFKPGDKIIVMPSGAVGEVKSIETHHTQLESAEAGDNIGFNLRGIEKKDIKRGDVLGHPDNPPKVAKEFRAQIIIIHHPTALAPGYTPVMHAHTAQVAATITEFEAKINPATGGIDEQNPKFLKVGDSAIVKIRPVRPTCVETFKDFPEMGRFALRDMGATIAAGIIKDITEEYKPA, encoded by the coding sequence ATGGCAACAAAACCACACTTGAACTTGATCGTTACTGGACACATTGATAACGGTAAATCAACTACTATGGGACACTTCCTCATGGATATGGGCTTAGTAGACGAAAGAACTATTGCATCTCATGCAGCAGAATCTGAAAAGACCGGAAAAGGTGACACATTCAAGTATGCGTGGGTTATGGATAACATTAAAGACGAAAGAGAAAGGGGTATCACAATCGACTTGGCGTTCCAAAAGTTTGAGACTCCAAAATACTTCTTCACATTAATTGACGCTCCAGGTCACAGAGACTTTATCAAAAACATGATTACCGGCGCATCTGAGGCAGATGCAGCGATTCTGGTCCTTTCTGCAAAAGAAGGTGAAACCGATACTGCGATTGCACCAGGCGGACAGGCAAGAGAGCACGCATTCTTGCTCAAGACCCTCGGCGTAGGCCAATTAATCGTAGCAATTAACAAAATGGACGATAGCAATTATTCTGAAGCAGCATACAAGGTTGCAAAGGAGAAAGCAGAAAAACTAGTAAAATCTGTAGGTTACAAATTAGACAAGGTTCCAATCATTCCAGTATCTGGATGGAAAGGAGACAACCTCGTAAAGAAATCAGAAAACATGGGATGGTGGACTGGAAAGACACTATTGCAAGCATTTGATGACTTTGAGGCTCCAGAAAAACCAGTTGGAAAGCCACTCAGACTCCCAATTCAAGACGTCTACACCATCACAGGTGTAGGTACTGTCCCGGTGGGCAGGGTCGAGACTGGCAAATTCAAACCAGGCGATAAAATCATAGTAATGCCATCTGGCGCAGTAGGTGAAGTCAAATCAATTGAAACTCACCACACACAGTTGGAATCTGCCGAAGCAGGAGATAACATCGGATTCAACCTCAGAGGCATTGAAAAGAAAGACATCAAGAGAGGAGACGTCCTTGGTCATCCTGACAATCCGCCAAAAGTTGCCAAAGAATTCAGAGCACAAATCATAATCATACATCATCCAACAGCACTTGCACCTGGTTACACTCCAGTTATGCATGCTCACACAGCACAAGTTGCAGCAACAATTACAGAATTTGAAGCAAAGATAAATCCAGCAACCGGTGGAATTGACGAACAAAATCCAAAATTCCTCAAAGTTGGCGATTCTGCAATTGTAAAAATCCGACCAGTAAGACCAACATGTGTTGAGACATTCAAAGACTTTCCAGAAATGGGACGATTTGCACTCAGAGACATGGGCGCAACCATCGCTGCAGGAATCATTAAGGATATTACAGAAGAATACAAACCAGCTTGA
- a CDS encoding fructose-1,6-bisphosphatase, with translation MKVTVSAIKADVGGIGGHTRPSDGLLEAVRKTVKGASNLLLDYYIGYSGDDVHIIMSHTKGVDNAEIHGLAWKAFEAGTEVAKNEGLYGAGQDLLKDSFSGNVKGMGPGVAEMEFEERPNEAFTVLAADKTEPGAFNYPFYRLFVDALSNTGLIVNKSLASGVKFNIMDVEAGEIAELELWQDKPTLEAALMYPGRYVVSSVYTKSGEPILAASTDRLHNIAGTYVGKDDPIAVVRTQKNFPATEELGSVFNNPHYVAGNTRGSHHMPLMPVKLNTAASIDFCIPIIEALVFSMHNGKFTGPFDGFSTPDWDYIREIATKKALAMRSQGFIHPATLVPAELEYAEGYKAALEGLKKKMKPLEETKSYGNKKYEDPD, from the coding sequence ATGAAAGTTACCGTTTCTGCGATAAAAGCTGATGTTGGAGGAATAGGGGGCCACACAAGACCAAGTGACGGCCTACTTGAGGCCGTAAGAAAAACTGTGAAAGGTGCAAGCAATCTTTTACTTGATTACTATATCGGATATTCTGGTGACGACGTTCACATCATAATGTCTCACACAAAAGGTGTGGACAATGCAGAAATTCACGGACTTGCATGGAAGGCATTTGAAGCCGGAACGGAGGTTGCAAAAAATGAAGGGCTGTACGGTGCAGGCCAAGACCTGCTAAAGGATTCTTTCTCTGGAAACGTAAAAGGGATGGGTCCAGGAGTTGCAGAAATGGAGTTTGAGGAAAGGCCAAACGAGGCGTTCACTGTTTTGGCAGCAGACAAGACCGAACCTGGTGCTTTCAATTATCCGTTTTATCGATTATTTGTTGATGCGCTAAGCAACACAGGACTCATTGTAAACAAGTCCCTCGCATCTGGCGTGAAATTCAACATCATGGATGTAGAGGCAGGTGAAATTGCAGAGCTGGAACTGTGGCAAGACAAGCCCACATTGGAGGCAGCCCTGATGTATCCTGGAAGATATGTCGTTTCTTCTGTGTATACAAAATCTGGCGAGCCAATTCTTGCAGCGTCCACTGACAGACTGCACAACATTGCCGGGACTTATGTTGGAAAAGATGATCCAATTGCAGTGGTAAGAACGCAAAAGAATTTTCCGGCAACAGAAGAGCTAGGAAGCGTCTTTAACAATCCGCACTACGTGGCAGGCAATACGCGTGGAAGCCACCACATGCCATTAATGCCAGTCAAGCTCAACACAGCTGCGTCAATTGATTTCTGCATTCCAATCATCGAGGCACTAGTGTTTTCCATGCACAACGGCAAATTCACAGGACCCTTTGACGGGTTCTCAACACCAGACTGGGACTACATAAGAGAGATTGCAACTAAAAAGGCACTCGCGATGAGAAGCCAGGGATTCATCCATCCAGCAACACTTGTCCCAGCAGAGCTCGAATATGCAGAAGGCTACAAGGCAGCGCTCGAAGGCCTAAAGAAAAAGATGAAGCCGCTTGAAGAGACAAAATCATACGGTAACAAAAAATACGAAGATCCAGATTAA
- a CDS encoding ATP-dependent DNA ligase — MQFSLISDTFEKMEATTKRLELTQHLVDLFKATPRESISKIVYLIQGKLRPDFEGIELGVAEKLAIRAIAKSSGSSVKKIQDIFVEDGDLGHAASKALEQKTQTTFIKQQITAERVYDTLLKIAKLEGARSQDMKMKYISSLLNDATPQEAKFILKIAMGTLRLGIADNTVMDALAIAYTGSRTNREKLEAAYNVSSDLGRVAEIVAEKNLDGLKEFRVSLFSPIRPMLAERVKSAKEAEEKLGKEFAAEYKLDGERVQIHLGGDKVVLFSRRLENITSHYPDIVENITKALKTEEIILEAEAVAINENTGEFLPFQELMHRRRKYNIDRIVSQYPITVNLFDMMYLNGRDLLNSTYEERRKKLEDITVENEFVKLVPKIIVRSENEVEDFLENGINAGCEGLMLKVLDAPYRAGARGSNWLKLKREYRNELGDSLDLVVIGAFFGKGRRTGRYGTLLLSTYNQEKDTFESICKVGTGFTDENLDQFYQILSSKVTLKKNPRIESGMEPDVWFEPELVVEIVASEITLSPVHTCAKDSIRKGSGLALRFPKFTGKIRDEKAPEDASTDQEVVTLYKNQKKVTQDVSEV; from the coding sequence GTGCAATTTTCTTTAATATCCGATACTTTTGAGAAAATGGAAGCCACCACAAAAAGATTGGAGCTTACTCAGCACCTGGTGGATTTGTTCAAGGCAACGCCAAGAGAGAGCATTTCAAAGATAGTATATTTGATTCAGGGAAAACTACGTCCAGATTTTGAGGGGATTGAGCTTGGCGTAGCTGAAAAACTTGCAATAAGGGCAATTGCGAAATCATCTGGAAGCTCGGTCAAAAAAATCCAGGACATTTTTGTTGAGGATGGGGACTTGGGACACGCGGCGTCAAAGGCACTTGAGCAGAAAACGCAGACAACTTTCATCAAACAACAGATAACTGCAGAAAGAGTGTACGACACTTTGCTTAAAATCGCAAAACTTGAAGGTGCAAGATCTCAGGACATGAAAATGAAATACATTTCCAGCCTCCTAAACGATGCCACACCGCAAGAGGCAAAATTCATTCTCAAAATAGCGATGGGGACACTGAGGCTTGGTATTGCAGACAACACAGTAATGGACGCACTGGCAATAGCATATACTGGCTCGCGTACAAATCGCGAAAAACTAGAAGCCGCATACAATGTTTCATCAGACCTTGGAAGAGTGGCAGAAATTGTTGCTGAAAAAAACTTGGACGGATTAAAGGAATTTCGTGTTTCGTTGTTTAGCCCAATTCGGCCAATGCTTGCAGAGCGTGTCAAGAGTGCAAAAGAAGCAGAAGAGAAACTAGGCAAAGAGTTTGCAGCAGAATACAAGCTTGACGGTGAGCGAGTCCAAATTCATTTGGGTGGTGACAAGGTAGTGTTGTTCTCAAGAAGACTTGAAAACATTACCAGTCATTATCCAGACATTGTCGAGAACATCACAAAGGCGCTAAAAACAGAAGAGATCATTTTAGAGGCAGAGGCAGTTGCAATAAACGAGAACACCGGCGAGTTTCTCCCATTTCAGGAATTAATGCACAGGCGAAGAAAATACAACATTGATAGAATCGTATCCCAATACCCAATAACGGTCAATCTTTTTGACATGATGTATCTAAACGGAAGAGATCTGCTAAACTCGACATATGAAGAAAGGCGAAAAAAGCTCGAGGACATTACAGTTGAAAACGAATTTGTCAAACTAGTCCCAAAAATAATTGTCAGATCTGAAAACGAAGTCGAGGACTTTTTGGAAAACGGAATCAATGCAGGATGTGAGGGGCTGATGTTAAAGGTGCTAGACGCGCCGTATCGAGCAGGTGCAAGAGGAAGCAACTGGCTTAAGCTAAAGCGCGAATACAGAAACGAGCTTGGAGATAGCCTTGACCTTGTCGTAATCGGAGCATTTTTTGGAAAGGGTAGAAGGACTGGAAGGTACGGAACGTTGTTGCTATCAACATACAATCAGGAAAAGGACACCTTTGAGAGCATCTGCAAGGTCGGCACAGGCTTTACGGATGAGAACCTAGACCAGTTCTATCAGATTCTTTCCAGCAAGGTGACCCTAAAGAAAAATCCAAGAATTGAGAGTGGGATGGAGCCAGACGTGTGGTTTGAACCAGAACTGGTAGTTGAGATAGTGGCGTCAGAGATAACGCTAAGCCCGGTACACACATGTGCAAAAGACAGCATACGAAAGGGGAGCGGACTTGCACTCAGGTTTCCAAAGTTCACAGGCAAGATCAGAGACGAAAAGGCACCAGAGGATGCATCGACAGATCAGGAGGTAGTAACACTTTACAAGAATCAGAAAAAAGTGACTCAGGATGTTTCTGAAGTTTGA
- a CDS encoding DUF47 domain-containing protein — MYSGELEVQAKRKAIAVLQDEINRILNAARELATLPDLIMKKDKAGVKAANEQISSIEEEVENLRRKITREVADVGGLIMNRENLLNTAYTMDEIAGYITGIAFKLSNIKPATLKNAKLDADISVLIELVVDEVYKLNEIVRGLNTNAANAIELAQETQKIEREIDKKYRMATVKALEEITNIKELMLVKDVIQGIEEMSDKCQQVSDSFILLALSL, encoded by the coding sequence ATGTATAGTGGAGAGCTAGAGGTCCAAGCAAAGCGAAAAGCGATTGCAGTTTTACAAGACGAAATAAACAGAATTCTAAACGCGGCAAGAGAACTAGCAACACTGCCGGATCTAATCATGAAAAAAGACAAGGCTGGAGTAAAAGCTGCAAACGAACAAATCTCAAGCATTGAAGAAGAAGTTGAAAACCTTCGACGAAAGATAACTCGCGAAGTTGCAGATGTTGGAGGACTCATCATGAACAGGGAGAACCTGTTGAATACTGCATACACGATGGATGAGATTGCAGGCTACATAACAGGAATCGCTTTCAAATTATCAAACATCAAACCAGCGACACTAAAGAACGCCAAGCTAGACGCAGACATTTCAGTTCTAATCGAATTGGTGGTAGACGAAGTATACAAACTCAATGAGATAGTCAGAGGCCTGAACACTAACGCTGCAAATGCAATTGAGCTTGCACAAGAGACCCAAAAAATCGAACGTGAAATCGACAAAAAATACCGCATGGCAACAGTCAAGGCACTAGAAGAAATCACAAACATCAAAGAACTGATGCTCGTAAAAGACGTCATTCAGGGAATTGAGGAAATGTCAGACAAGTGCCAGCAGGTATCAGACTCGTTTATCTTACTTGCACTGAGTCTCTAA
- the endA gene encoding tRNA-intron lyase, whose protein sequence is MKGDLVENRIIIWNSNDARKLFTDTYYGKPIGMAKPKPEEINVPLILDLIEGYYLQEKSKIAIFHSKKKLTSNQMLEICRKEYHNFDKKYLVYKEFRDKKYIVNPGIKFGCDFAVYQRGPGVDHAPYLVHVYNRSDTISSTDVVLAGRLATSVKKNFILAIPHGDKIDYLALDWWRA, encoded by the coding sequence ATGAAAGGTGATCTTGTAGAAAATAGGATCATCATATGGAACTCAAATGATGCGCGCAAACTTTTCACCGACACATATTATGGAAAGCCAATCGGCATGGCAAAGCCAAAACCAGAAGAAATCAACGTACCGCTTATCTTGGACTTGATCGAGGGATATTACTTGCAGGAAAAATCAAAGATTGCAATTTTTCACTCAAAAAAGAAACTGACATCAAACCAGATGCTTGAAATTTGCAGAAAAGAGTACCATAATTTTGATAAGAAATATCTTGTCTATAAGGAGTTCAGAGATAAGAAATACATTGTCAATCCCGGAATAAAGTTTGGGTGCGATTTTGCAGTGTATCAGAGGGGGCCAGGAGTGGATCATGCCCCATACCTGGTTCACGTGTACAACAGAAGCGACACCATATCTTCAACAGACGTTGTGCTGGCAGGAAGACTGGCGACAAGTGTGAAGAAAAACTTCATACTTGCAATACCACACGGAGATAAAATCGACTACCTTGCGCTAGACTGGTGGAGAGCCTAA
- a CDS encoding sodium-dependent bicarbonate transport family permease, with the protein MNIFEIIQSNLLTPLVLFFILGIVAARVKSDLRIPEEVSSMLSIYLLAAIGLHGGIEMKKIGLENIIIPISAAIGLSIVMTLNHYQILQRLGKFSIFDSYAIAATYGSVGATSFSVGLAFLKTHNVQSEGFMAAILAVLEPVSLILCIFLVNISASKIQRKTESYETKDIVEKIQRQSPNERPTAIEIGGIRHQTSLRQVLYDTISGKAIVILLGAITIGYIIGEQGFQSIKIGFEDMFFAALVIFLIEMGIIAGQKLEDIRKAGIFLIAFAILVPTLNGVIGVIVSTYLGLSIGGAVMFGLLLASASFIAAPSVLRTAIKKANPGLYITSALGITFPFNIIILLPMMFILSTMLHSGMMDFFG; encoded by the coding sequence ATGAACATATTTGAGATAATTCAATCTAATCTTCTTACTCCGCTCGTATTATTTTTCATTTTAGGAATAGTCGCTGCGCGAGTAAAATCGGACTTGAGAATTCCAGAAGAGGTTTCATCCATGTTGTCAATTTATCTGCTTGCCGCAATCGGTTTGCATGGTGGAATAGAAATGAAAAAAATAGGCCTAGAGAACATAATCATTCCAATTTCTGCTGCAATCGGACTATCCATTGTAATGACATTGAATCATTATCAAATACTACAACGTCTTGGAAAATTCAGTATTTTTGACTCATACGCAATAGCGGCAACATATGGTTCGGTAGGAGCAACTAGTTTCTCAGTTGGATTAGCATTTTTGAAAACTCACAATGTTCAATCCGAAGGATTCATGGCTGCAATATTAGCAGTGTTAGAACCAGTCAGCCTCATTTTGTGCATTTTTTTGGTAAACATTTCAGCCTCAAAGATTCAAAGAAAAACAGAGTCGTATGAGACAAAAGACATTGTAGAAAAAATACAACGACAAAGCCCAAACGAGAGACCCACCGCAATTGAGATAGGCGGGATAAGGCATCAAACCAGTTTACGGCAGGTCTTATACGATACCATATCTGGAAAAGCAATAGTGATTTTGCTTGGAGCAATCACAATTGGTTATATCATTGGTGAGCAAGGTTTTCAGTCAATTAAGATCGGCTTTGAGGATATGTTTTTTGCAGCACTTGTGATTTTTTTAATTGAGATGGGAATCATTGCAGGTCAGAAACTTGAAGACATAAGAAAAGCAGGTATTTTTTTGATAGCATTTGCAATTTTAGTTCCAACGCTTAACGGGGTAATTGGAGTCATAGTGTCAACATATTTGGGACTAAGTATCGGAGGAGCAGTGATGTTTGGATTATTACTTGCAAGTGCATCATTCATTGCAGCTCCATCTGTCCTTAGAACTGCAATAAAAAAAGCGAACCCCGGACTTTACATAACATCCGCTCTAGGCATAACATTCCCATTTAACATCATCATATTACTTCCAATGATGTTCATACTATCTACAATGTTACATTCCGGAATGATGGATTTTTTTGGATAG
- a CDS encoding DUF3240 family protein, with product MKLYDVKLLTVTCEILAQKYVNDILAKYGVTGHTTYDVRGKGEKGVRGEGLQDQKNVKIEVVLSKDKLEKIIEEITSTLFADLTMIFYVSDVQVVRIEKFL from the coding sequence ATGAAGCTATACGATGTGAAACTTTTAACAGTCACCTGTGAGATACTTGCACAAAAATATGTCAATGACATACTTGCAAAATACGGAGTGACAGGACATACGACATACGATGTAAGAGGAAAAGGTGAAAAAGGAGTGCGTGGAGAAGGCCTGCAGGATCAAAAAAACGTCAAAATCGAAGTGGTGTTAAGCAAAGACAAATTAGAAAAAATCATAGAAGAGATAACTAGCACACTATTTGCAGATCTTACCATGATATTCTACGTAAGCGATGTCCAAGTTGTTCGAATTGAGAAATTTTTATGA
- a CDS encoding SDR family oxidoreductase — protein MLKFQNKVILVTGSGTGIGQTVAKLFAENGASIIILGRRKEPLEETKKILDEIIAKVGSNAKVWLFPGVDVSDEAGVSQMYEELKKANVAVDIVINNAGVSGPVTCFSNAPLEEFKSAVAIHLTGTFWTSSQALKVMKQGGKIITISTFFTEERPFEQRPYRFRSPYTAAQGAKNRLVEAMSWELTEKGIVSIATNPGPVHSDRIYKTVYPKAAAEFLRVSGFEDLSPAEVDTANKEIVGLLGESEQTVKDGINKAAQIVAKAKNGDAEKIAQTLTKQLSKIQEIAEKVQKNTSFMIADRQFLSQTQVAQTVIALADDDIAKTLNGKVIPGDRVFYPVKPHIASDAPMVHQPDFTSQVFVFTIDATDKSDADRVLFLGQHVEKNGGKAVCFISENTPKEYQDQISAKFHSHVVNLKKPEEVQRWLNAAKNMGKASTIIHITGKVPQNLKIMESSRKEWDDLVDKFINTPATVLQSMLELFVPGGSKDPRLYKSGSGTAVIIGPDLPTGPKVSGADRARVEVFRGALRPFTTTINQEFSDVLKSKIRSFLVLPGSIEGKESSNEKIAQALNYFVTDAARNSSEVTFCIDETRE, from the coding sequence ATGTTAAAGTTTCAAAATAAAGTTATTCTAGTTACCGGCAGCGGAACCGGGATAGGGCAAACAGTTGCCAAACTGTTTGCAGAAAACGGGGCAAGCATAATAATTTTAGGCAGACGAAAGGAGCCGCTTGAAGAGACAAAAAAGATACTTGACGAGATAATTGCCAAAGTTGGCAGCAATGCAAAGGTTTGGCTGTTCCCAGGAGTCGACGTGAGCGATGAGGCAGGCGTTTCACAAATGTACGAGGAATTGAAAAAGGCAAACGTGGCAGTAGACATTGTGATAAACAATGCTGGTGTTTCAGGACCAGTAACCTGTTTTTCAAATGCACCGCTAGAAGAATTCAAAAGTGCAGTAGCAATCCACCTGACTGGCACATTCTGGACGTCATCTCAGGCACTAAAAGTAATGAAACAGGGTGGAAAAATAATTACGATTTCAACGTTCTTCACAGAAGAGAGGCCGTTTGAGCAAAGACCATACAGATTCCGAAGTCCATACACTGCGGCGCAGGGTGCAAAAAATAGACTTGTAGAGGCAATGTCGTGGGAGTTAACAGAGAAAGGAATAGTCTCAATTGCGACAAACCCCGGACCTGTCCACTCAGACAGAATTTACAAAACGGTTTATCCAAAAGCGGCCGCAGAATTTTTGCGAGTCAGCGGCTTTGAAGATCTCAGTCCGGCAGAAGTCGACACTGCCAACAAGGAAATTGTCGGACTGCTTGGCGAAAGCGAACAGACTGTAAAAGATGGAATCAATAAAGCTGCACAGATAGTTGCAAAAGCAAAAAACGGAGATGCAGAAAAAATTGCCCAAACGCTGACAAAACAATTATCAAAGATACAGGAAATCGCAGAAAAAGTTCAAAAGAACACATCGTTTATGATTGCAGACAGGCAGTTCCTGTCGCAGACACAGGTAGCTCAAACAGTCATCGCTTTGGCAGATGATGACATTGCAAAAACGCTAAACGGCAAAGTAATTCCAGGCGACAGAGTGTTCTATCCAGTAAAACCACATATCGCGTCAGACGCTCCAATGGTTCATCAGCCAGACTTTACTTCACAGGTGTTTGTTTTCACCATAGACGCTACTGACAAGTCAGATGCAGACAGAGTATTGTTTTTGGGCCAGCACGTGGAGAAAAACGGCGGCAAGGCAGTCTGCTTTATTTCAGAAAACACACCAAAAGAATACCAAGATCAAATCAGCGCAAAGTTCCACTCACATGTCGTTAATTTGAAAAAACCCGAAGAGGTGCAAAGGTGGCTAAACGCGGCAAAAAACATGGGCAAAGCATCCACCATAATCCACATCACAGGCAAAGTCCCGCAAAATCTCAAGATAATGGAATCGTCAAGAAAAGAATGGGACGACTTGGTTGACAAGTTCATAAACACCCCTGCAACGGTACTTCAATCAATGCTAGAGTTGTTCGTACCAGGAGGCAGCAAAGATCCAAGGCTATACAAGAGCGGATCTGGAACTGCAGTGATAATCGGCCCAGACTTGCCCACAGGCCCAAAGGTGTCAGGTGCAGACAGAGCCCGAGTCGAAGTATTCCGAGGCGCACTCAGACCATTCACTACGACAATAAACCAAGAGTTTAGCGACGTGTTAAAATCAAAAATCAGGTCATTTTTGGTACTGCCCGGAAGCATCGAGGGAAAAGAATCAAGCAATGAAAAAATTGCACAGGCGCTAAACTATTTTGTCACAGATGCTGCAAGAAATTCATCCGAAGTAACGTTTTGCATAGATGAGACAAGGGAATAA
- a CDS encoding sulfite exporter TauE/SafE family protein, giving the protein MFENLWLIPLGFVAGIVGSIIGLGGGIIVVPVMTILGFSHTVTSSSSLFAAFSNSVASSVSYAKQKRIEYKLGIKLGLMSVPGTILGAFISSEASPSMFKILFGIVLVASCLYLFLKRNMESKSANMTVKMLVISSGISFFAGILSSFFGIGGGIVFVPLMILGIGISVKHATATSQLILMFSSASGMIAHSLLGHADFTYALLLGIGAFAGGIIGARISVDLKENSIRILICVVLLAAAIKLFLDAIES; this is encoded by the coding sequence ATGTTTGAAAATCTGTGGCTAATCCCGCTTGGTTTTGTGGCCGGGATTGTGGGTTCTATAATCGGCCTTGGAGGCGGGATAATAGTGGTACCAGTAATGACGATTCTTGGATTTTCTCACACTGTTACTTCAAGCAGTAGCCTTTTTGCTGCGTTTAGCAATTCAGTGGCGTCTTCTGTATCATATGCCAAGCAAAAAAGAATCGAGTACAAACTGGGTATCAAACTTGGACTGATGTCTGTTCCTGGGACAATTCTGGGGGCATTCATATCCTCCGAGGCGTCGCCCTCAATGTTCAAAATACTATTTGGAATAGTACTGGTTGCCTCATGCCTGTATCTTTTTTTGAAAAGAAACATGGAATCAAAATCTGCAAACATGACTGTAAAGATGCTGGTGATTTCCTCTGGGATAAGCTTCTTTGCTGGAATACTGTCTAGCTTTTTTGGAATTGGCGGGGGAATTGTCTTTGTCCCACTTATGATCCTTGGAATTGGGATTTCGGTAAAACATGCGACTGCCACGTCTCAGCTAATACTGATGTTTTCCTCGGCATCTGGGATGATTGCGCACTCGCTGCTTGGACACGCTGATTTTACATATGCCTTACTACTTGGGATTGGAGCATTTGCTGGGGGAATAATTGGCGCAAGAATATCTGTCGATCTCAAAGAAAACAGCATCCGAATTCTGATCTGTGTGGTATTGCTTGCTGCTGCAATCAAACTGTTCCTTGATGCAATTGAGTCATAA